The Triticum dicoccoides isolate Atlit2015 ecotype Zavitan chromosome 6A, WEW_v2.0, whole genome shotgun sequence genome has a window encoding:
- the LOC119316821 gene encoding U1 small nuclear ribonucleoprotein C-1-like: MPRYYCDYCDTYLTHDSPSVRKQHNAGYKHKANVRNYYQQFEEQQTQSLIDQRIKEHLGQAAAFQVGAPFNQHLLQYPGNMPRPRLPILPTPMMQHGYPQHQQPGGPFARPPILPVPGAPGYPGAPTMPQHGGPPGSMPMQVAPPPRPPTLPPPTSGAPGAPMSNNASPPGPPPMYQPNQPPTAGSTSGAPPLAPAAPPQAAFSYAQSNEGNH, from the exons ATGCCTCG GTATTATTGCGATTACTGCGACACTTATCTGACCCATGACTCG CCATCTGTCCGTAAGCAACACAATGCTGGATATAAACACAAG GCAAATGTTCGTAACTACTATCAGCAATTCGAGGAGCAGCAAACTCAAAGTTTGATTGATCAAAGGATAAAGGAACACCTGGGACAAGCTGCAGCGTTCCAAGTTGGCGCTCCTTTCAACCAACATCTTCTTCAATATCCAGGAAatatgccccgtccccgtcttccgaTTCTGCCCACACCCATGATGCAACATGGTTATCCTCAACATCAACAACCTGGTGGGCCATTTGCAAGGCCTCCTATTTTACCAGTTCCTGGGGCTCCAG GTTATCCTGGTGCTCCAACCATGCCGCAGCACGGGGGCCCTCCTGGTTCAATGCCTATGCAGGTGGCACCTCCCCCAAGGCCTCCGACACTACCACCTCCAACATCTGGGGCCCCAGGTGCACCCATGTCCAACAACGCATCACCTCCAGGTCCTCCACCGATGTATCAACCAAATCAACCACCAACTGCAGGCTCAACTTCTGGCGCTCCACCCCTGGCCCCAGCGGCCCCTCCACAGGCTGCATTCTCCTATGCACAATCGAATGAAGGCAACCACTGA